One genomic segment of Puniceicoccus vermicola includes these proteins:
- a CDS encoding mechanosensitive ion channel family protein — translation MNALIYGGSENTERVQQTLPPGFPPLGPESIALKRVFDRLGTLDKVDFPDASNLVDSSLDSFEVFPYAVDHEWIWQILSEAPEHRIELSKTDSGWRFSEETLVNAPALLQSLRNIPPVFNHSGETELIERVFVPMLNNSPWWSWLVMAISIPPAFFIGKLTRKGVLHLGDRIEKKTRPLIGSMFRSVASASAIIVGTIIFVIGGSFIELSPALSGLYWDFVRAILLVALVFLLLGITDIVATLIRKKIGSKNPEYGEMTVTIIQRVVRSFIFVILIIFLLENVLGFHIGALITGIGIIGLAISLAGKETAQNLFGAISIFINRPFAVGDWVRFRGDIGEVVDVRMQATRIRILSGEMKIVPNMQFISKEVDNLSMRPYIRREMNLSLPYGTPPDKVEKAIEVLKGILEDDEIAQNGRFVAKDDPSKNPSPHVSFSEYGSYYLNLQVYYWYFIGETGEELDRRNDRGWFSYLDHCTLVNQRILRAFAENDIEFAFPTQTIELEKKTPPESEDSQESETHQ, via the coding sequence ATGAACGCTCTCATCTATGGCGGGAGCGAAAATACCGAACGAGTTCAGCAGACCCTCCCGCCAGGATTTCCTCCGCTCGGACCGGAGAGCATTGCCCTGAAACGAGTATTCGACCGATTGGGCACGCTGGACAAAGTGGACTTCCCTGACGCGAGTAATCTGGTCGACTCATCCCTCGATTCGTTCGAGGTCTTCCCCTACGCCGTTGATCATGAATGGATCTGGCAGATTCTCAGCGAAGCTCCGGAGCACCGCATTGAGCTCAGCAAAACCGACTCGGGGTGGAGGTTTTCCGAAGAGACTCTCGTCAACGCCCCCGCGCTCCTGCAATCACTACGCAACATTCCGCCCGTTTTTAACCACTCGGGTGAAACCGAGCTCATTGAGAGGGTCTTCGTCCCCATGCTCAACAATTCCCCCTGGTGGAGTTGGCTCGTCATGGCTATTTCGATTCCACCCGCCTTTTTCATCGGAAAACTGACACGGAAAGGAGTCCTTCATTTAGGAGACCGGATCGAGAAAAAGACACGCCCTCTGATCGGGTCAATGTTCCGGAGTGTAGCCTCCGCCTCTGCGATCATTGTCGGAACCATCATATTTGTCATCGGCGGCTCTTTCATCGAGCTGTCCCCTGCCCTTTCCGGTCTGTATTGGGACTTCGTCCGGGCGATTCTTCTCGTCGCCCTCGTCTTTCTGCTCCTCGGCATCACCGACATCGTTGCGACTCTCATCCGCAAGAAGATCGGATCAAAGAATCCGGAATACGGAGAGATGACGGTCACGATTATTCAGAGAGTCGTCCGATCCTTCATCTTCGTCATTCTGATCATATTCCTGCTCGAGAACGTCCTCGGTTTTCACATCGGTGCGCTCATCACCGGAATCGGAATCATCGGACTAGCGATTTCTCTCGCGGGGAAGGAAACGGCACAGAATCTCTTTGGCGCTATTTCAATTTTTATCAACCGGCCTTTCGCGGTCGGCGATTGGGTCCGATTCCGGGGAGACATTGGGGAAGTGGTCGACGTGAGGATGCAGGCGACCCGGATTCGCATCCTTTCGGGGGAGATGAAAATCGTCCCCAACATGCAGTTCATTTCCAAGGAAGTTGATAATCTTTCCATGCGCCCCTACATCCGGCGCGAGATGAATCTAAGCCTTCCCTACGGCACACCCCCTGACAAAGTTGAGAAAGCGATCGAGGTGCTAAAGGGAATTCTGGAAGACGATGAGATTGCCCAAAATGGCCGTTTCGTGGCCAAGGACGATCCGTCAAAGAACCCCTCCCCCCACGTTTCTTTCAGCGAATACGGCTCCTATTACCTCAATCTACAAGTCTACTACTGGTACTTCATTGGCGAAACGGGAGAAGAGCTCGATCGCCGAAACGATCGAGGATGGTTCAGCTACCTGGATCACTGTACCCTCGTGAACCAGCGAATCCTGCGTGCCTTCGCGGAAAACGACATCGAATTTGCATTCCCGACCCAGACCATAGAACTGGAGAAAAAGACTCCTCCCGAATCGGAGGATTCGCAAGAATCCGAAACCCACCAATAA